In Bacteroidales bacterium, the genomic window TAGCGATGGGAATACTCACCACATGCAAGTCTGGATCCCAAAGCAGTGAAGCCGATAAAAATTATATATTTATATTACCAAACCAACTATAAGAATGACCACCCTGCTTGAACCTTTGAAACTATTCTGCCTGAATTCTGTTTCTGATCAGAATCATATAGATCTTAAACCTCCCGGAGATCCATGAGAAATATCCACCAAACGATCCTTGAACAGATAAGATCAGGCTCCGCTATCGCGCTGGCCACGGTTGTAGAGACAGCTGGATCAACTCCGCAGAAGCCTGGAAGCTCTGCACTTTTTGGAGAGCATGGCCTGCTTGCAGGAACGGTTGGGGGGGGATTGCTGGAAGCAGAAGTTGAGCACATAGCTGAAAGTCTCATGATCTCAGGAGCCTCGGATTTTTTCTACTTTAACCTGGACTCTGATGAAAAGGACGCAGGGGCCATTTGCGGAGGTGAAGCCAGGGTACTGGTGGATGCAGATCCAGGTGTTCATCTCGAAGCCCTGGAAGAGATGGAAAGTAGCCTTTCCGGACGGACAGAAGGATTTTTGCTCACGCTGGTCAGCCAGAAGTATGATCAGGGCAGGACTATAAGCAGGTATTGGATTCCGGGCCATGGAACAAAAGATTTTCCCGGAAGCATCGATCCGGCATTTACCAAGCTGGCTAAAGCGCATCTGAAGCAGGCCATACGTTATGGATTTGCCGGAATCGATTTGAAGACAATTCCTGATCACCAGGTGAAACTGGCTTATCTGGAACATATCAGGCCCATGCCTCAACTGATCATTGCCGGGGGAGGACACATAGGCAAGGCCCTGGCGCATCTGGGTGCTCTCCTGGAGTTCGAGGTAAGCGTAGTGGATGACCGCCCCGAATTTGCCAGCAAAGATCGTATTCCTGATGCATATCGTTTGATAGTCAAAGAGATAGGGCAAGCGCTCAGGGAGATAAATCCCGGTAAGGACAGCTATATCGTCATTGTGACCAGGGGACATTTCCATGACGCTGAAGCACTGAGAGCCTGCATCGGCTCGGGTGCGGCTTTTATTGGAATGATTGGCAGCAAACACAAGGTGGGCATCATGAAAAAACAGTTCCTGGATGAAGGCTGGGGCACCAGGGAACAGTGGTCTTCCATTTTTACCCCGGTTGGCCTTCCCATTGGATCCAAAACAGTTCAGGAGATTGCCATAAGCATTGCTGCCCAGCTGGTGGAAGTGAGGAACAAAAACAAAAGTTCGGATGGGTAGAAGCTGGGCCATCATACTTGCCGCCGGCTCATCCAGTCGCATGGGACGTCAGAAATTGCTAATGCCTTTCGGAAAGAGTACCATGATTGAAACCGTCATCGATCAGGTGCTGGAGTCCTCGGTTGATCAGGTGATGGTGGTGCTTGGAGCCGACCATGAAAAGGTGCGGAATGTGATCAGTCAGAAGCCTGTGAAGGTCTGTCATAACCGCAAGTACGAAGAAGGTATGCTCTCTTCGGTGATCTGCGGAATCAGAGCCCTGCCCCAGGATGCAGTGTATGCCCTTATTTTCCTGGGAGATCAACCCGAAATCCCTCCTGCGGTAAGCAATCTGGTCATGGAGTCCTACGAAAAGGAACTGAACGGAATTATAATCCCTGTCTGTAATCACCGCCGGGGGCATCCGCTCCTGGTGGATATGAAATACCGGAAAGAGGTGGAGAACCTGGACCTGGAACAGGGGCTCCGTTCCCTTCGCCATCAGTTCCCGGAGGACGTTCTTGAAGTGGAGGTGGATGAACCCGGAATCCTTGTGGATATTGATACTCCAGAGGATTATAAGAATGCCACAAACTAAAAACTACTTGATGGCCGCAATCAGTTCCCCCACATCTTCTTCATTGTTGAATACACTGAGCGAGATCCTCAGGTTATCTCCCCTCAGGGAAACAAAGACATTCCTGGCTTTCAACTCATCCAAAAGCTCCTCGCCATTGGTGCCAGGCGGCAGCTGCAATCCCATC contains:
- a CDS encoding XdhC family protein, with translation MRNIHQTILEQIRSGSAIALATVVETAGSTPQKPGSSALFGEHGLLAGTVGGGLLEAEVEHIAESLMISGASDFFYFNLDSDEKDAGAICGGEARVLVDADPGVHLEALEEMESSLSGRTEGFLLTLVSQKYDQGRTISRYWIPGHGTKDFPGSIDPAFTKLAKAHLKQAIRYGFAGIDLKTIPDHQVKLAYLEHIRPMPQLIIAGGGHIGKALAHLGALLEFEVSVVDDRPEFASKDRIPDAYRLIVKEIGQALREINPGKDSYIVIVTRGHFHDAEALRACIGSGAAFIGMIGSKHKVGIMKKQFLDEGWGTREQWSSIFTPVGLPIGSKTVQEIAISIAAQLVEVRNKNKSSDG
- a CDS encoding nucleotidyltransferase family protein, whose amino-acid sequence is MGRSWAIILAAGSSSRMGRQKLLMPFGKSTMIETVIDQVLESSVDQVMVVLGADHEKVRNVISQKPVKVCHNRKYEEGMLSSVICGIRALPQDAVYALIFLGDQPEIPPAVSNLVMESYEKELNGIIIPVCNHRRGHPLLVDMKYRKEVENLDLEQGLRSLRHQFPEDVLEVEVDEPGILVDIDTPEDYKNATN